A window of Lysobacterales bacterium genomic DNA:
TTCCGGCAGCGTTTCGCCGCGCCCCAAGCGCGCTGTGACTTCGGCTTCCACCTCGACGTGCCGGCCCAGCAGCTGCAGGGTCAGCAGGCGATCGTTCTCCAGCCTGGCCAGGGCACCGGCATCCTCGCTCGCCGCACCCAGGCGCATGGCTTCGTATTCATCGAGCAGGACCCGCAGCGCGGCCTCCTGCGCCTTCGGGTCTGCTTCGAGCTGCGCCCAGTTCAGCCGCCGCGCCAGCGCGTCCAGCTCGAAGCCCAGCGCTTCGCTGGCGCGGAACAGGGTGGGCCGCTCGCGGTACTGGCGCCAGGCCTCGATGACCGCGCCCTGCTGCTGAAGGGTCAGCGCGCGCTCGCGGAGGGCCGTGGCATAGCCGGGGCGCAGATCCAGCGCCTGCGCGTAAAGATCGAGGGCCAACGGCCAGTCCGACTCGCGTCGCGCGTCCGCCGCCGCGGCCATCAGCGTGCCCACGTCCTGCCCCGCTGCGTCACTTGTGGACTGGGCTGCGGCTGCCAGGGGAAACCAGAGAGAGAGTCCTGCCAGGCTCAGTGCGAGAACGCGCGGGGCGGGTTTCGGCAGGGTGTAGGGCGCGGCTTTCAGAGGGGGGCTCCGGTCATCGGCATGCAGCTGGACTCCGCCGGGGACGGCGAGTGCGGATTACACAGCAAAATGTGTGCCACGCAACACATTTTTGCGTCGATGATCAGAGGTTTTGCGGAAACACAAGCTGTCAGATCCGGCAGGTGAGTGCCGGCACAGGCGGCCGCCTGCACGCTGCTTGCGGGACTCATCGACCGCCCGGGCTCACCTGCCGCCACGCTGGAGCCCGTCGGTTTTCCACAGCGCCTGTGGAAAAGCCTGTGCGAAGGCCTGTGAGGCGAGCGCGCAGCGCCTTTGCCGACAGTGACTTGCTGCATGCTGGTGAGCGTTTGACCAGTACGCGTACAAACACCCGCTGCCCGTGACCACTCCGAGCCGCGTAGCATCGCGCCCCCGAAGGCCTGAACCGAGCCACGCCGTGATCAATAACGACATCCTGCGCGCCGTGCGCTACATGCTGGACCTGAGCGACCCCAAGGTGGTCGAGATCATCCAGCTCGCCCGCGTCGACTTTCCGATCGACAAGGCCGAAGTGCAGGCGCTCACCAAGAAGGAGGCCGAGGCGGGCTTCCGCGAATGCGGCGACAGCACGCTGGCGCATTTTCTGGACGGCCTGATCGTGCATCTGCGCGGCCGCGACGACAGCAAGCCGCCGCGCCCGGTCGAGAAGCACATGAACAACAATGTGGTGCTGAAGAAGCTGCGCGTGGCCTTCGAGCTGAAGGACGTGGACATGCACGCGATTTTCGGCGCGGTCGGCATCGAGCTGGGCAAGCCCGAGCTCAATGCCCTGTTCCGCGAGCGCAGCCACAAGAACTTCCGCGCCTGCGGCGACCAGCTGCTGCGCAATTTCCTGCGTGGGCTGACCCTGCGGCTGCGGCCGGAGGCCTAGCCAGCTGCGCGGCAGGTTTGTCCACAGCGCCTGTGGAAAACCCTGTGCGC
This region includes:
- a CDS encoding DUF1456 family protein, with translation MINNDILRAVRYMLDLSDPKVVEIIQLARVDFPIDKAEVQALTKKEAEAGFRECGDSTLAHFLDGLIVHLRGRDDSKPPRPVEKHMNNNVVLKKLRVAFELKDVDMHAIFGAVGIELGKPELNALFRERSHKNFRACGDQLLRNFLRGLTLRLRPEA